From the genome of Capsicum annuum cultivar UCD-10X-F1 chromosome 4, UCD10Xv1.1, whole genome shotgun sequence:
NNNNNNNNNNNNNNNNNNNNNNNNNNNNNNNNNNNNNNNNNNNNNNNNNNNNNNNNNNNNNNNNNNNNNNNNNNNNNNNNNNNNNNNNNNNNNNNNNNNNNNNNNNNNNNNNNNNNNNNNNNNNNNNNNNNNNNNNNNNNNNNNNNNNNNNNNNNNNNNNNNNNNNNNNNNNNNNNNNNNNNNNNNNNNNNNNNNNNNNNNNNNNNNNNNNNNNNNNNNNNNNNNNNNNNNNNNNNNNNNNNNNNNNNNNNNNNNNNNNNNNNNNNNNNNNNNNNNNNNNNNNNNNNNNNNNNNNNNNNNNNNNNNNNNNNNNNNNNNNNNNNNNNNNNNNNNNNNNNNNNNNNNNNNNNNNNNNNNNNNNNNNNNNNNNNNNNNNNNNNNNNNNNNNNNNNNNNNNNNNNNNNNNNNNNNNNNNNNNNNNNNNNNNNNNNNNNNNNNNNNNNNNNNNNNNNNNNNNNNNNNNNNNNNNNNNNNNNNNNNNNNNNNNNNNNNNNNNNNNNNNNNNNNNNNNNNNNNNNNNNNNNNNNNNNNNNNNNNNNNNNNNNNNNNNNNNNNNNNNNNNNNNNNNNNNNNNNNNNNNNNNNNNNNNNNNNNNNNNNNNNNNNNNNNNNNNNNNNNNNNNNNNNNNNNNNNNNNNNNNNNNNNNNNNNNNNNNNNNNNNNNNNNNNNNNNNNNNNNNNNNNNNNNNNNNNNNNNNNNNNNNNNNNNNNNNNNNNNNNNNNNNNNNNNNNNNNNNNNNNNNNNNNNNNNNNNNNNNNNNNNNNNNNNNNNNNNNNNNNNNNNNNNNNNNNNNNNNNNNNNNNNNNNNNNNNNNNNNNNNNNNNNNNNNNNNNNNNNNNNNNNNNNNNNNNNNNNNNNNNNNNNNNNNNNNNNNNNNNNNNNNNNNNNNNNNNNNNNNNNNNNNNNNNNNNNNNNNNNNNNNNNNNNNNNNNNNNNNNNNNNNNNNNNNNNNNNNNNNNNNNNNNNNNNNNNNNNNNNNNNNNNNNNNNNNNNNNNNNNNNNNNNNNNNNNNNNNNNNNNNNNNNNNNNNNNNNNNNNNNNNNNNNNNNNNNNNNNNNNNNNNNNNNNNNNNNNNNNNNNNNNNNNNNNNNNNNNNNNNNNNNNNNNNNNNNNNNNNNNNNNNNNNNNNNNNNNNNNNNNNNNNNNNNNNNNNNNNNNNNNNNNNNNNNNNNNNNNNNNNNNNNNNNNNNNNNNNNNNNNNNNNNNNNNNNNNNNNNNNNNNNNNNNNNNNNNNNNNNNNNNNNNNNNNNNNNNNNNNNNNNNNNNNNNNNNNNNNNNNNNNNNNNNNNNNNNNNNNNNNNNNNNNNNNNNNNNNNNNNNNNNNNNNNNNNNNNNNNNNNNNNNNNNNNNNNNNNNNNNNNNNNNNNNNNNNNNNNNNNNNNNNNNNNNNNNNNNNNNNNNNNNNNNNNNNNNNNNNNNNNNNNNNNNNNNNNNNNNNNNNNNNNNNNNNNNNNNNNNNNNNNNNNNNNNNNNNNNNNNNNNNNNNNNNNNNNNNNNNNNNNNNNNNNNNNNNNNNNNNNNNNNNNNNNNNNNNNNNNNNNNNNNNNNNNNNNNNNNNNNNNNNNNNNNNNNNNNNNNNNNNNNNNNNNNNNNNNNNNNNNNNNNNNNNNNNNNNNNNNNNNNNNNNNNNNNNNNNNNNNNNNNNNNNNNNNNNNNNNNNNNNNNNNNNNNNNNNNNNNNNNNNNNNNNNNNNNNNNNNNNNNNNNNNNNNNNNNNNNNNNNNNNNNNNNNNNNNNNNNNNNNNNNNNNNNNNNNNNNNNNNNNNNNNNNNNNNNNNNNNNNNNNNNNNNNNNNNNNNNNNNNNNNNNNNNNNNNNNNNNNNNNNNNNNNNNNNNNNNNNNNNNNNNNNNNNNNNNNNNNNNNNNNNNNNNNNNNNNNNNNNNNNNNNNNNNNNNNNNNNNNNNNNNNNNNNNNNNNNNNNNNNNNNNNNNNNNNNNNNNNNNNNNNNNNNNNNNNNNNNNNNNNNNNNNNNNNNNNNNNNNNNNNNNNNNNNNNNNNNNNNNNNNNNNNNNNNNNNNNNNNNNNNNNNNNNNNNNNNNNNNNNNNNNNNNNNNNNNNNNNNACATCAGCCATGCATGTGACGAAACTCTCAAGTGCCCGAGCCAGGCAGTAGAGTGAAATCTCTATCCTTCTGCTCTTCTTCTCAATTGCCAGGGCCAGACCAGTAGGGAACTGCAAAAgagtttttatgttatttttacagAGGGAGAAGCGAATGACTGGTTAAGAATTAACTAATCAGTCCTATACCGTTCCCAGTGCTACCATGGGGACGTTACACCTCTTGAACAGCCTGAAGAGAATACATGTCCATAACCTAACAATAAAACAACGCATGAAGCTTTGAGATAACCAATCATTTGAAGCAAGAGTACTTAAAATTGGAGGGGGCTTAACCTTGTCAGACAAAAGGccagaaaaatgaggaaaaatatTCATAACAAAGACAATAAAATGCAAATGCAACAAATCAAACCAGTTCTTACCAGGCAGATGAACAATACACAGAGAGAAATAGACTAGACCTTGCCGTACCAAGGAGACCCTTTGCCAAAATTGTGTTAGGTCTGCAAAAATTTCCTCGAAATGATGTAATAACTGGAGCTGAAGGGCTTGGAAAAGGAATGGGTGAAAAGCAATATGAACTATCATGATGGAAACGTACTTCcaaatgataaattattcttAGTAACAATTATGCTAAAATATTTCTCCTATAATGCTACAGATTTTATCAACCAATGGCTGATCAATGTATCCATGAGAAATGCGAGGAAGACAAGATTTGCCATTGATGAAACCAACATTCAGTACCTTTTCAAGAGGCCTTGACGATGTACAATGAATGCAGGAACTAAATAAACTGGAAGGTAAACTGGCAGAGCTCTCTTGTAAGCTTGaattagaaaagaaataaaatgttcACCACATCCTTGATTCTCGTGTACTATCTGCATGAACATCCAGGGAAAACAGTGCTTGGAGATCAACAATATCAGCATGTCGATTAAACTCTTACAATCTTTGATTACTATGAATCCAAAGATTTCAAGAAGGTAGTGGCACCTACTTTAGGCAAACACATGAAACACAATTAAGTCTATTATTGAGGCCAATACAACAGGATGTTTGGTTTTGTCATAACATATACAGGCAGAGCAAAAGTAAACTAAAGGGTAATTGCATCATCCAGTTACATCCTCAAATGAAAAATCAAGAAGCTACAGTTTTTTTTGTGACAACGCATAAAGTGGCTACAGCACTGCAGGTATTTTTATTCATATGAAGCAAATCAGTGACTCATGCACCATAATTGGAACTATAAAGCAAATTAATGAACAAACTTATCTTGTACTTAATAGTTTCAAGAACTTGTCTGCAGAATTGATATTCCACACATATCAAACCTCATATAGTTCTCCTCTTCAACTGGGTATTCACTATGACAATTAAATCAGAACTGTACCTTTTGCTGTAATACAACTCGAAATACGTTTCACATAGCCCCGAAATACCACACGAAAGAAGAACGGAAGATATATCATAATTTCTGAACAGAGTATAGCACACAAAAGATAGCGAACAACACATTCTCCACGAACACATAATAGCATCCAGATGTTGCATTTGTCATCATTATCTCTAAAAAGAAAGTACTTGATTATCAAGCGTGCTGGTTTATTGAAAAGCAAAGGGTAATAATAAACAGCAAAAGTGGAAAACGATCTATGATattgtaaaaatacataaatctacAAATCAGTTTCTTCTAAATCATAAAGTAGTAACTACATAAACTTACTAGAGATAGCCAAAGTCATCAATTAACAAACCCTTCATAAAAAGATATCACTCAAGTCCCAAGAACCCTTCTTGTAATCTTAAAAATTTGTTGATTAAAACCTAACCTAGAATTACCCAGACAACCTAAAAAGATTTAAGAATGCAGAACAATAAAAACAGAGGCACGAAACAATTCCCAGCCAAACTTCCAATTTCAAGCTGTACACAGTAAATACCTTAAACTCCTTTTCCCCCAGCATTTTATAAAGTAGCAAACCCAACTAAAATAGAAAACAGCATTCATATTTGGACGACTTTTCCGGCCAAAGGACAGGAAACTATGACATACCGAGCAGGGTACTTTCATTTGTGGATCCAGTTTAATGTCAATACCATTTGACTTGTAATGATTCTCTATTGCTTCCAAATTCATGACAGAGTTCCCACATGCCAGGTCTTTCACACCCTGCAGAATAACCAAAGCTTTGCCACCGTGTTTGTTAAGAAAGGATTTGTAAGATGGATGCAGACTATCTTGCTTCAATATATAAGCAGACCtgacagaaaaaaaaaaatgcagtATGAGAGCGAAATATTGCTCATAAGGGGATAGGCGTCTCAGATTCAGAATATGCAAATCAGTCTTCTGAGTAAAGCaggttttgaattttgaactctCTACCTTTTAATCAAAACAATAGACTCGTCaggaaaaagatttttttaatctttattgtAACACCTATGACAAACAGGTGTTTAGACAATTACTAGTAGACAAAAGTTTGGGTAATTTCTTCAGGAAGTTGTAATCACAACTAATCCTACGGAGGCACGAATTTATATCTTTTCCATACAAGTAACATATCTATAACATAAGCACTTTCTGCATACACTGTGAAATGCTAAAACTGACTTCTTGTGTATATATTGCATCACTTCATTTGAATATTACAGATTGACCTTTTCTTGCCGTTGCTAACAAAATACACCCCATCTCCCACATTATCAGCAGAAGACAAAGTTATATGGCTGACAAAGCTAGCTTGGGTCAAAATAGGAATTCCATTTGGGCTATGGACGACAGACCAAACAGTTACTTCGGCTCATTGTTGAGGTACATTATCCTTGAACTATTGTGCTTCTGGATGACATACATGCAAAGACAGTAGTATGCTCATGAAAGGTTTTGCCTTGTATAAAGCCTTTCCACATAAGATACATTGAAGTACCAAGCTTATAACAGGACAGGGTGAGTCTCTAAAAGATCCTGGAAGATATCAGAGATTTGTTGGCATACTCAAGTACCTTATGAATCACATGCCCAGACATCTCATTTGCTGTTAGTGTAGTTAGTCACCTTGTGATAACCGCTGGAATGCTGTGATTCGCATCATGCGGTATATCAAAAGCTCTCCCCGGCAGGGTTTCCTGTATGAAGACAACGGACACGCACCTATTGTTGGGTATTCTGATGCAGATGCAGATTGGGAAGGATCTCAGGCGGTCTCACTTCTGGTTATTGTGTTAATTGGAGGCAATCTAAtatcttggaaaagtaaaaaGCAAGCTGTCGTAGCTAGATCAAGCGTAGAGGCAGAGTATTGAGCTATGGCACTGGCTACGTGTGAGCTTAAATGGTTGAGATAGCTTCTCTAAGAATTGAAAATGGTAGGAGTTGAACCGacgaaattgttttgttatgacCACGCTGCACTGCATATCGCTTCTAATGTCGTGTTTCATGAAAGAACGAAGCACACTGAGATAGATTGTCACTTCATTCAAGAGAAGATTGAGTCTGGATACATCGCCACAAATTTGACAACTCAAAAGAAAACTAGCAGATACTTTCACAAAATCACTCCGAGGATCCAGAATTGACTATATTTGTGGCAAACTGGGAGCATATGACTTATACGCTCCAGCTTGAGGGGGTAGTgttaaatatggtataattagtTTAGACATGAGAATATATGGTATAATTAGTGTAGATCTGAGAATATATGGTATAATTAGTGTAGATCTGAGAATATTTGCTAATCTCCAGAATCAAGCAATTAGGAGATTGTATAGTATTTTCTTACTTTCTTTCCTTATTTACATTATCTGTAAGAACTATTTAATCCCATGAACATGGggaataatcaatcaataattcCCAATATCTCTTCTCTCCTTTTTCAATTTCACAGCTTCCATTAGAACAATACCAAAGACAATCAATctgatatatatcaaaatataaggGTGATTTCCAATCAACAAGTCAACTTCATCCTCCAATTATTCAAGGTCGCCTTTCATTCTCCACTAAATTGGATAAAAAGTTTTAGGCAATGACCATTTCTAGAAGATCTATTTGTTTATCTTTGACTTGGAAAGTACCTAATTTCTTGGCTAACTTTTATATGAAGCCAAATCAACATGATTGAACCAAGCATGCTTAATCTCAATTTCTAAGCACTGCAAATTACATCACGTTCAGACGGAAGAAACATTTACTTGTTCATGACATTACAGTTTATCAAACAACGCAGTGCTAACAATGAATAAAAATTGCAGCTTTACATGGTTACTTTTCATTTATGTTTGACTTGGAAAGTAACAAATTTCTTGGCTAACTTTTATATGAACCAAATCAGCATGGTTTAACTTAGAACCCAGTATGCTTAATCTCAATTTCTAAGCACTGCAAATTACATCACGTTCAGAAGGAAGAAACATTTACTTGTTCATAACATTACAGTTTATTAACAATGCAGTGCTAACACTGCATAAAAATTGCAGCTTTACATTGTTAAGAAGGAAACTAGATCGCGTGGTTATAATAATGTTTTATATATGGATAACATAAGGAGTATATGCATATATTGTTCACAATAAGGAAAAAAATCATTACTCggtatgattttatatgaaattaggTCCCCACATAAGGAGAAAAACAATGCTTACAGGATCTGTGAAGAGGATAGACACATAAGGAAAATGTCTCCATGAGCCCAAGTTAAAGGCTTGCATATGCGCCCAAACCGCTTACTTTTTATTCCACAACGGGATGCCAACACAGTCGCGCGCATAAGAATGTAAATCGCCAAGCTAGTGTGTTGTGTGTTACCGGTAAGAAGCATAGATGGCCCTGCAATTGCACCCGCTAGAAATGCTCTCCACTTAGCTGTCCTGAATTTCAAACAAGTTTCTCCTTAATCTACTGTTAGGTTAATCATCACACCAACTCTCAAACAGATCAAAGTTTCCTGATTTTCACATACATATACCGCAAACAATACATAGATAAGTTATAAGTAAAACATTAGTTATATCTATTTCACATGTACATAATTATATTTGACAAACTGAAAGTATCTGAATTTAACACACACGTACATTTACAAAATTATACATACAAAAgtgtgtgtatttttatttttattttgacaacCGTGGTATCCAGACCAGCTTGCgagcacctcgactaattccacatgATACCTtctctatccaccaaggctagaacataTATAAACAAATCAGCTAATGTGTGTATCTATATGACGTACCTTCGATGACCTCCCACAGCAGATACAATTTCATCAACAGATACAAATGTACCAGAAAAAGTGCCCAGGAATAAACCATATCTTAGCGTTTCCTTTAAGGCCAACACTATATCTTCCTCACTCGATACCATTTGCACTTTcctaaacaaaaaatcaaaaatcaaacacAAATAAGCTaaacataaatatcaaacttagaTCTAAACACTTTCCAAATTCAAAAACAATGAAATTTACTTCGAAAATTTTCTCCGTCCTAGCCGAGATAGAACAGCAAAAATAGCAAGGCCACCTTTAAGCCCAGCACCAATAGTAAATCCTTTAACAGAAGCACTATAGATTCTCCAAAGCTTATCGTAATCTTGAACCGGATAAGATTCAAGGCTAAGTAAGGAACACGAGGAGGAAGAAGAAGGGAGAGTCGATCTCCGGCAATGCTGGCAGTTTTGGATTTGATTTTCATTGTCGCCGGAGGTGGTAGAGCATGTGCATCGGCCACAGGCGGAGGTGTCAGCTCCGTCGCTGGACGGCGGCGGCATAGCGGCGGTGGAAATGGGAACGGAAAGGAAGGAAAGGAACTATGTGATTATCGAATGGGTATAAGTGAGAGTGTTCCACGTACCATTGTGGAGACTTTTTAGCAGTTGATGAGAGGATGACagtttttaaaattgttttaattttattttctgatctATACTcccttgtttatttttatttattcatgatattaaaaataaatattgctatttgaaaaataaataaataatttattaatttttatttattttctctttactATTAAACactattgattattttttaaatattaaatttattatatcaaaaaaatcataaggtaaaattatttatattatttattatttcttactaCCTCCTTCTAATTTTAGTTGTAAAGAATGAATTGATCATACCTATACAATCAATAATTGTTAATGACCGAGTCACTATTCACTCAATTTTTGGGTtataatcactatgtaggagagATGGTCGAGTGGTTTAAGGCGTAGCATTGAAATTGTTATGTAGGTTTTTGTTTATCGAGGGTTCGAATCCCTCTCTTTCCGCACTCTCACTTAATTCACTAATGTTAATGACCAAAATGTATCAAAtagcaataaaaaaataatttcaaccaTTAGACCTTTCTTTGTTATATATTCTCTATTCCTTGTTATTTtcgaaaaaataatgaaaagagtggACAAGGAACTCAAAGCAAGGGCTTTCGTGTAACTCCTGCGCCTTTGCTTCTTACTTTATCTTACTTAGTGAAACAACCTTTTTCGCGCCAGGTGCTTAACTTCTTCCTAAAATAGAATATTAAAAAGTTGGTAAAATTCGCCCCTTGTTTCAGTCAAAATAAGTCCTCGAGATCTGAGACACTGGCTTCCGCCAACACTGAACAAATCGTCGTTGATTAAGAGGATGACgttttttaaaatgttttattttttgctcagCATTGTACTTTCTCCATCTATTTTTACTTGTCCGCGGTAATAAAAATAGATGTTAAAACATATTATCTTGTTCAAAGAATCAACAGATAATTTATCCCTTTCTATCAATTTTGTCCTTGCTATTATATACTACTATTCATTactcaatacataacccaaagtattaaatttattatattcaaagagtgatatggtaaaattattcatattatttattactttttgCTTCCTCCGTCCACCAATAGttgttaattatttattatacagAAAGGTGAGTTAGAGGATGACCAAGAGTAATGTAGTCATTTCACACTAATACTCAATAAAATTCTAGAAGTCCCATCTCTTTGCTCTCTTTCACCATTTCTAGATATTTAAAGATTTTTGTTTAAGTTTATTAACATTATAAGTAGAATAATTTTTATGAACTTATTACAAAATCTAATTCtatcttttatgatattatttaattattacatgtattaagtatatatgtatatttaagttttacttatctcttattcttaattgtgTACATGGATAACGagttttgtaattaattattatttttaaattataatttaattacaatataaatagatgatcttttaggaatttattataaaatacatctctatttttattaattatttttattaattatatcaaaatatatcTATAAAACTATCACTCTATGATTTTtacttgtataaataaatattaaaattttattattatttaataatttaaaaacaaaattgttcattcatttcattattaaacATCAATAATGAATGCACTTAAGTTACTATTTCTcgcttttattttcttttttcctaatCAATAGTGCTTATTTTTTCCTGCAGAGATTTGTTATATAAATGTTTTAAAAAGtcatgatttgaagaagtaaaaaaagaaaaagattggcTATGTAAGGGAAAATagacattttaaaaatttaggataaaaaaaaaaagaaaatgtctACTATTCAATTTGGGAAAATGTTAATTTTAACGTAAATTTGAGaatgtaaataatttttgagCAACTTGCACAAATTTATAACTATAGAAGCTAATTGCTTTCTCTCTTACAACTTTagaatattacataaaattttatgaaaaggtAGGCGGATATTAGAGAGCCAAATATATTGTGATTTCTGATACATGACCAactaatgttgaaaatttgaattaatcAAAACCTTTAATATAAGGCGAAAATCAAGTAAAATATTTGTGTTTgattaatttcattttattactCTTTAGAATAAGTTcgttaatttcattaatataagacatatatatatatatatatatatatatatatatcttggtaatgtaatttgattaattttattttattattattgtaataataataattattattatttaaatattaaattcattaatctGATGTATCTATTATCAATTTGATGTATCCAACAAAGTAAACACTTAGATACATGTGTATACAACTGTGCACGCGCGCgcatagacacacacacacacatatatatactaggTTAACCGCACGTGCCTCACACGTATAATTTTTGATTGTTTAACATTAGAAGATTCTGTCTATTAcgaaatttttaatgaagtgcaaaaaattcaaatcacttctcaaacaTTTTACACAATTTAATCTAATAAtgtaataacatatattttatgataagcatatatatattttaccaccagaagtttcatgcagtatctttttttcttattgctagaggctaagagaaatacatcaatttaaaccatatttatagtacgattatttgttaattatatttaaattcttttcttatttatagttaaatctttagaaattCTTTGATTACATACTTCTTACttgcttaaaatttttaaaaattgtgtgcttcttacattttttttattccgacactttcatatttatttttagattttttgaatcttcataaaatcaattttaatttatttagaattcttaaattaatgaaaactatattagttgtcattaattctgatgacttctaacaaggaaagattttactataaatatttaattaatttttaaatcttaaatattaaaaaaatagtgaaaagatgattttgtctaaattagagatttttaatgaagggcaaaaggttcaaacaatatttttaagatccttcgtacttttaatatattatagatatatcaTGAACACATCCTAACTtcttaaatacataaaaattgatGGACTTTAAAATCGGATGGATACAAATACATTCATACGTATCGTCAACACATACTaacctattttattatattttattttttatatagaaaaatgAGTTAAATGACGGTAAGGGTAAAAATGTCATTTCAACAACTCTTAATTTATATTTGTGactattctcaaaattattttgtgaaattatatattggatatgttgttgtatcAATTAAAActtaacattattttaataattaataatattgtaAAAGTAACAATTTATGtgcaaaaaataatgaagaaagaagTACAAGAACCATGTAATTAAAAGATCTACCAAAGGAAATAAAGAAATTAGGAACACTGttgaaaattcattaaatatacTATGTGATTTTTTACTTTCTTGAAAAAAGTATATCTCACGTATAATTCAATTCAGtctaacaaataaaattatattttaatcataataaatttatatcattatgCGATATAGAAAAGCAAAAAAATTTAGATTCTTAGTGCTTTAGAATATTAAGAAATGAATGTTCTCATAATAGATACCAacaatactagaaaatatttgaGAGTTTggtaactttattttatttatgctaaaattttaattgatacCAGTAGAATATTGATCAAAAtgcaatatcatatttttatattaaacttTTATGGGCCCTTCATTATCTAGTTTCTACTATATATAAAGGAGAGTTGAGCACGACCAAGGGCAAACTTGTAATTATACTCATTATCAAGGGCAAAAGGTCtttaacttgaaaatatctctttcttcactctttttttcaagcttcttgatataaaataaaaataccttACAAACATGCTATTTGTATATCGCTATACATCTTAATGCTATATTataacacattatatttttacctAGGTTATTATGTTCTGTGATCTTCTTTATTAGTTAACTTTCTTATTTCTCCcttgaaatatcaagacataAGTTTTTCCCAAATTGATTCCTACTATTTCAAGAAtataaatattcttaatttttcatttgaacAAATTCCTATTTTGAACAtaaatttttattactatatataagGGGGAATCAGGAATGTAACTTTTTGGTAGTCCTTAGTTATTCTAACTATGTCTTACCAActaaaaaactttattttaaaggAGAAGTTAG
Proteins encoded in this window:
- the LOC107867507 gene encoding uncharacterized protein LOC107867507 (The sequence of the model RefSeq protein was modified relative to this genomic sequence to represent the inferred CDS: added 190 bases not found in genome assembly), which gives rise to MPPPSSDGADTSACGRCTCSTTSGDNENQIQNCQHCRRSTLPSSSSSCSLLSLESYPVQDYDKLWRIYSASVKGFTIGAGLKGGLAIFAVLSRLGRRKFSKKVQMVSSEEDIVLALKETLRYGLFLGTFSGTFVSVDEIVSAVGGHRRTAKWRAFLAGAIAGPSMLLTGNTQHTSLAIYILMRATVLASRCGIKSKRFGRICKPLTWAHGDIFLMCLSSSQILSAYILKQDSLHPSYKSFLNKHGGKALVILQGVKDLACGNSVMNLEAIENHYKSNGIDIKLDPQMKVPCSIVHENQGCGEHFISFLIQAYKRALPVYLPVYLVPAFIVHRQGLLKRPNTILAKGLLGTARSSLFLSVYCSSAWLWTCILFRLFKRCNVPMVALGTFPTGLALAIEKKSRRIEISLYCLARALESFVTCMADVGYLPMSKKLERADVLIFSVATAVIMHCYAMERDVFKSKYLNVLDWVFGVPLPPYETTPRKKK